In Planctomycetota bacterium, the sequence GCGCCGACCGCCGGGACAGCGGGCATTCTGTACTCCACGGTGGCCGTGGTCGCAGCTCTCCAGTGCACGATCTGTCTGCGGCTTCTCCTCGGGGACTTCGAGCCGGGGGACGAAGCCCTCTGTGTAGACGTGTGGGACGCCGAGCTCACGCGGGTGAGAGTCCCGCGGCGGGCGCAGTGTCCCGCCTGTGGCCCGAAGGGTTCTGCAAAGCCGGTTTAGGGGATTTCCGTGTTGCTGTACGCGTCGGCGATCTTCCTGGGCGCGTTCCTGCTCTTCCAGGTCCAGCCGCTGATCGGCAAGTTCATCCTGCCGTGGTTTGGCGGCGGCCCGGCGGTGTGGACCACGTGCATGCTCTTCTTCCAGGTGCTGCTGCTGGCGGGCTACGCCTACGCGCACTGGCTGAGCACGAAGCTGGAGCGGCGCCGGCAGGCGGTGATCCACATCGCGCTGCTGGTGGCGGCCGTGGCCACGCTGCCCATCATCCCGTCGGCGCGGTGGAAGCCCTTGGGCGGCGCAGAGCCCACCTGGGGCATCCTGGTCCTCCTCACGGCAACCGTGGGCCTGCCCTACCTGGTGCTGGCCACGACCAGCCCGCTCCTCCAGGCGTGGTTCAGCGTGGCCCATCCCGGCCGGTCGCCGTACCGCCTCTATGCGTTGTCGAACCTCGGCTCGCTGCTCGCGCTGGTGAGCTACCCGTTTGCCGTGGAGCCGGGCCTGGCGTTGAGGGCGCAGGGGTTCCTGTGGTCGGTCGGGTTCGGGCTTTTCGCCATCCTGTGCAGCTACGCGGCACTGCGGATGCGCCAGGCGGAAGCCGCGCCGGCCGCAAACGCGGGGGGCGAGACCGCGGCCTCCGAGACCGAGAAGGCTCCCGGCCTGGGCGTGCGCCTGCTGTGGGTGGCCCTGCCGGCGTGCGGCTCGATCATGCTCCTCGCCGTGACGAACCAGATGTGCTGCGACGTGGCCATCGTGCCGTTCCTTTGGGTGTTGCCGCTGACGGTGTACCTCCTGACATTCATCCTGTGCTTCCACAGCACGCGCTGGTACCCGCGCGTCTTCTGGTGGGTCCTGCTGTTCGTGGGCCTGGGGGGCGTGGAACTCGCGCGCCGCGTGCTGCGCCTGCCGGTGCTCGGCGTCTTCGCCATCACCGGCACGCCGGAAGCCCCGGCTGGGGATCTGACCTTCGCGCACGGCCTGTGGACCTTCGTGACGGGCAGCGGCTACCTGGGTTCGGACCTGGGCTGTTCCGAGGCCCTGTCGGCCGTCCTCGGCGGCATCCCCTGGGTGATGAGCGAGGGGGTGGACGTCTCAATCCTGGGACAGATTATCAGTTTCTCCGCCGTGTTGTTCATCGCCTGCATGGTGTGCCACGGCGAACTGGTGCGCCTGAAGCCCAACCCGCGGCACCTGACATCCTTCTACCTGCTCATCTCCGTGGGGGGCGCCCTGGGCGGGGCCTTCGTGTCGCTGGTGGCGCCGCGCATCTTCCCCGCCTACCTGGAACTGCACGTGGGGCTGTGGCTCTGCGCCGCCCTGGCGATGGTGGCCTACTGGGCCGATCGCAAGCCGCATCGGGGCTGGCCGCGGCGCTGGTGGACCATCCTGTACCTGCCCGCCTTCGTGGGTCTGCTGGCGGTGCTTGCCGTGACGCTCAAGCGCGACGCCGATGAGATGATGAAAGGCTGCCTGTCGCTCTCGCGCAACTTCTACGGCGTTCTGCGCGTCAGCGAATACCACAAGACGGACCCCGAACGGCACTACTTCAGCCTTCAGCACGGCCGCATTTCGCACGGGAACCAGTTCGCGGACGTGGAGCGGCGCCGCTGGCCCACGAGCTACTATGGCGAGAAAAGCGGCGTGGGGCTGGCCATTCTGAACCTGCGCGGCGACGGCAAGTCGCCCCAGCGCGTCGGCGTCGTGGGCCTCGGCACCGGCACCATCGCGGCCTATGCCCGTCCGGGCGACTGCTACCGTTTCTACGACATCAACCCGGCCGTGCCCCTGATCGCCGCCACCTGGTTCCACTACCTCGAAGACAGCCGGGCCGCGGGAGCCGACGTCCAGGTGGTGCTGGGCGACGCCCGCCTGTCGCTCGAACGCCAGGAGCCGCAGCACTTCGATGTGCTGGCACTAGATGCCTTCAGCAGCGACGCCATCCCCATCCATCTCCTCACGCGCGAGGCGTTCGACGTCTACCTCAACCGCCATGTCAAGCCCGACGGCGTCCTGGCCGTTCACATCTCGAACCGCTACCTCGAGCTCGAGCCCGTAGTGCTCGCGCAGGCAGACTACTTCGGGTGGCAGGCCGTCGTCGTCGAGTCCAAGAGCGACAAGTCGCGCAAGGTCGACTCGGCCACCTGGGTGCTCCTGACGCGGAATGCGGAGTTCCTGGACTCGGAGCCCATCCGCCGTGTCATCGAGAAGGCCGAGGACGAGGGGGAAGAGCCTGTCACCACGCGGCGAGTCCTGTGGACGGACGACTACAGCAACCTCTTCCAGGTGCTGAAGTGAGGTTGACACGCCCAAACGCTCCGCTAGAATGGCTTGGGCGGGGATAGGGCGCAAACCCTCCAGACGCAGGAGGCCATGGCATGGGAGCGTTGATCCGCGTGAGGATGGGGTCACTCACCGCGACGGCTGAGGAGGTGCCCAGCCGCCTTCGTGCGCTCGGGGGCAGGGCGGTCACCAGCGCCATCGTCGCCAGCGAAGTGCCACCGGCCTGTCACCCGCTGGCCGCCGAAAACAAGCTGGTCATCGCGCCCGGCCTCCTGGCCGGCACGGCGGCCCCGTGCAGCGGCCGCCTGTCCATCGGCGCCAAGAGCCCCCTCACGGGAGGCATCAAGGAATCCAACTCCGGCGGCACCGCGGCGCAGGCCCTGGGGCGGCTGGGCCTGGCCGCCATCGTCGTCGAAGGCAGGCCGACACGCGACGTGCCCTACCTCCTCTTCGTGGACAAGGCAGGAAGCCGCCTCCTGGAGGCCCCTGAACTGAAGGGCCTGGGCAACTACGACACGGTGGACCTGCTTCACAAACGCTTCGGCGCCAAGGTCGCCTGCATCACCATCGGCATGGCCGGCGAGATGCGCCTCGCCGCCGCGAGCATCGCGATTACGGACGTGGATGGCCGCCCGACCCGCCATTGCGGCCGCGGCGGCCTGGGCGCCGTCATGGGCTCGAAGGGCCTCAAGGCCATCGTGCTCGACACGGACGGCCTGCCTCGACCCGCTAGCGCCAACGCGGAGGCCTTTGCCGCTGCCGCCAAGCGCTTCGCCAAGCATCTGGCGGCGCATCCCGTGACGGGCCAGACCCTGCCCCTGTACGGCACCAATGCCCTTGCGAACGTCATCAACGCCGCCGGCGCGTACCCGACCCGCAACTTCTCGGCGGGCACCTTCGAAGGCGTGGAAGCCATCAGCGGCGAGACCGAGCGGGAAACCATCCTGGCGCGCAAAGGCAACCCCCGACACCCCTGCCACCCCGGCTGCACCATCGGCTGTTCCAGCGTCTATCCCGACAGGGACGGCAACTTCCTTTCCAAGGGGCCCGAGTACGAGACCGTGTGGGCGCACGGAGCCGACTGCGGGATCGCAGACCTGGACGCGATCGCGCGCATGGACCGGGCGGACGACGATATCGGGCTCGACACGATCGAGATGGGCGCGACAATCGCCGTCGCGATGGAGGGCGGGCTGCTGCCTTTTGGCGACGCCGAAGGCGCGCTGCGACTCCTCGACGAGGTGCGCAGGGGCACGCCGCTCGGCCGCATCCTCGGCTCGGGCGCGGCGACCACCGGCAAGTGCTTCGGCGTCAGCCGCATCCCGTGCGTCAAGGGCCAGGCGATGCCCGCCTACGACCCGCGCGCCGCGAAGGGCATCGGCGTAACCTATGCCACCAGCCCGATGGGCGCCGACCACACGGCCGGGTACGCCATTGCACAGAACGTGTTGGGCGTGGGCGGTTCAGTGAACCCGCTTAAGCCAGACGGGCAAGCTGCCTTGAGCGCCGCCCTTCAGCAGGCCACCGCCGCGATTGACAGCACGGGGCTCTGCCTCTTCGTTGCCTTCTGTGTGCTCGACGTCCCTGACGCTGCTCAGGCCGTGGTGGACCTCATCAACGCCCATCGCGGCACGAGCTGGTCGCCAGAGGAATACCTGGAGACTTTGGGCAAGGCCACGTTGCGGCACGAGCGCGCGTTCAACCGTCTCGCAGGCTTCGGCGCCCTCGACGACCGCCTGCCGGAGTTCATGAAGACCGAGCCTCTCGCTCCCCACAACAGCCTCTTCGACGTTCCTGACGAGGACCTGGACCGTGTGCACGCCGGACTCTGAGAGCACGATCACGGTGGAGGTGACGCTGCGGTCCGTCCTGGCGAAGTACCGCCCGGACCCGAAGGACCGTAGACCGTTCCCGTGCAGGCTGGCGGCGGGGAGCACGGTGGGCGATCTGCTGGCCACGCTGGGGGTCCCCGAGGGCGTGGCCAAGCTCGTCTTCGTGGACCACATTCGGTGCGACCCCTCGGCGGTGCTGGGGGATGGAGCCAAGGTGGACGTGTTTCCGCCCATCGCGGGAGGGTGAAGACCGAGGCCTCGGGACGTTTGACTTTGCCGCCCGGGTGCGCTATAGTCATTGGATTCCAGGAGACACCGACCGATCGTGCCCTGCGTCGTGCGGGCCGCGGTTGGGAAGGAGGCGGGCGTGGACGCGACGAAACTGACCGAGAAGGCCGCGGTTGCTGCGGAACGAGGCAACTACGACTATGCGATTGATCTCTACTCGCGTCTGCTGGAGCTTCAGCCGCAGCACGTGGACGCACGCAGGGCGCTGCGTGCCGTGGAAATCCGGCGTTGCCAGGAGGCGGGGGTAACCAAGTCGGGCGTCTCCGGGTGGATACGCGGGCTGGGCCACCTGTTCACGGCGCTCGTCTACGTGGCGATCCGAAAACCCGAGAAGGCCATGACCGCCTGCGAAGGGTTTCTGAAGAACGACCCCTACAACCGGATCATCCAGCGCCTGCTGGCCTATGCGGCGGAGAAGGCCGATTACCCCGAAGTGGCCATCCTGGTGCTGGAGGACGTGCGCAACAGCGCCGGCACCGTGCCGACCAGGGGCCCCGCGCTCCGTGGCCACGTGAGGGTGTTACGGAAGCTCGGCCAGCTCTACGTTCGCACCGAGAAGCTCCCTCTCGCGGCCGAGCGCTACGAGGAGATTCTTAAGCTCCTGCCCGGCGACCGCGAGGCCGAAGGCCGCATCCGCGACATCGCGGCGCAGCGCTCCATGGTGGAGGGCGGATGGGACAAGGCGGGCAAGGCGGGCGGCTACCGCGAAGTGCTCAAGGATGAGGAGGCCGCGAAACGCCTCGAGGACACGCAGCGCGACATCCGCACCCGCGAGGACGTGATGGCCGCGATCGAGCGCGTCAAGCTCGACCTTCAGAAGGACCCGAACAACACCCGCCACCTCATCCAGCTCGGCGATTTGTACAAGA encodes:
- a CDS encoding aldehyde ferredoxin oxidoreductase C-terminal domain-containing protein codes for the protein MGALIRVRMGSLTATAEEVPSRLRALGGRAVTSAIVASEVPPACHPLAAENKLVIAPGLLAGTAAPCSGRLSIGAKSPLTGGIKESNSGGTAAQALGRLGLAAIVVEGRPTRDVPYLLFVDKAGSRLLEAPELKGLGNYDTVDLLHKRFGAKVACITIGMAGEMRLAAASIAITDVDGRPTRHCGRGGLGAVMGSKGLKAIVLDTDGLPRPASANAEAFAAAAKRFAKHLAAHPVTGQTLPLYGTNALANVINAAGAYPTRNFSAGTFEGVEAISGETERETILARKGNPRHPCHPGCTIGCSSVYPDRDGNFLSKGPEYETVWAHGADCGIADLDAIARMDRADDDIGLDTIEMGATIAVAMEGGLLPFGDAEGALRLLDEVRRGTPLGRILGSGAATTGKCFGVSRIPCVKGQAMPAYDPRAAKGIGVTYATSPMGADHTAGYAIAQNVLGVGGSVNPLKPDGQAALSAALQQATAAIDSTGLCLFVAFCVLDVPDAAQAVVDLINAHRGTSWSPEEYLETLGKATLRHERAFNRLAGFGALDDRLPEFMKTEPLAPHNSLFDVPDEDLDRVHAGL
- a CDS encoding fused MFS/spermidine synthase; its protein translation is MLLYASAIFLGAFLLFQVQPLIGKFILPWFGGGPAVWTTCMLFFQVLLLAGYAYAHWLSTKLERRRQAVIHIALLVAAVATLPIIPSARWKPLGGAEPTWGILVLLTATVGLPYLVLATTSPLLQAWFSVAHPGRSPYRLYALSNLGSLLALVSYPFAVEPGLALRAQGFLWSVGFGLFAILCSYAALRMRQAEAAPAANAGGETAASETEKAPGLGVRLLWVALPACGSIMLLAVTNQMCCDVAIVPFLWVLPLTVYLLTFILCFHSTRWYPRVFWWVLLFVGLGGVELARRVLRLPVLGVFAITGTPEAPAGDLTFAHGLWTFVTGSGYLGSDLGCSEALSAVLGGIPWVMSEGVDVSILGQIISFSAVLFIACMVCHGELVRLKPNPRHLTSFYLLISVGGALGGAFVSLVAPRIFPAYLELHVGLWLCAALAMVAYWADRKPHRGWPRRWWTILYLPAFVGLLAVLAVTLKRDADEMMKGCLSLSRNFYGVLRVSEYHKTDPERHYFSLQHGRISHGNQFADVERRRWPTSYYGEKSGVGLAILNLRGDGKSPQRVGVVGLGTGTIAAYARPGDCYRFYDINPAVPLIAATWFHYLEDSRAAGADVQVVLGDARLSLERQEPQHFDVLALDAFSSDAIPIHLLTREAFDVYLNRHVKPDGVLAVHISNRYLELEPVVLAQADYFGWQAVVVESKSDKSRKVDSATWVLLTRNAEFLDSEPIRRVIEKAEDEGEEPVTTRRVLWTDDYSNLFQVLK
- a CDS encoding tetratricopeptide repeat protein, with the translated sequence MDATKLTEKAAVAAERGNYDYAIDLYSRLLELQPQHVDARRALRAVEIRRCQEAGVTKSGVSGWIRGLGHLFTALVYVAIRKPEKAMTACEGFLKNDPYNRIIQRLLAYAAEKADYPEVAILVLEDVRNSAGTVPTRGPALRGHVRVLRKLGQLYVRTEKLPLAAERYEEILKLLPGDREAEGRIRDIAAQRSMVEGGWDKAGKAGGYREVLKDEEAAKRLEDTQRDIRTREDVMAAIERVKLDLQKDPNNTRHLIQLGDLYKMLRDWNQARAQYERARQIDPHNFMVSERLGDLRLAEMDHEIEELESDPDAKERVAQLRKERLRFAFEEYQRRAKARPQDLPTRFALANILFSTGNFKEASAQFQLASRDPRHRRTALYRLGICFQRQGLVDLAVEQFQKAVAGASLVDQEVKEILYSLGEAREGQNRLNEALEAYKRVFEVDINFRDVSSKIEELYKRGAKDAT
- a CDS encoding MoaD/ThiS family protein, with product MCTPDSESTITVEVTLRSVLAKYRPDPKDRRPFPCRLAAGSTVGDLLATLGVPEGVAKLVFVDHIRCDPSAVLGDGAKVDVFPPIAGG